The following is a genomic window from Anopheles aquasalis chromosome 3, idAnoAquaMG_Q_19, whole genome shotgun sequence.
CCCGTGAATGCTAAGCGAGATGCCCCAAAGACCGGCGGTACAATTGGCTGATTAATATCTTTCGGACCGGTTTATGGCCGTAGCCGTAACCACCGTTCTGCCTTTTCATAACAAAGTCCCAAAATGGGAATTTATTGTCCTCCGAGGATCTCTGTCGTCACACTACAAGTTGCCTTTAGGTGGCCGCCGAAAACCCCCGTTGCTCGACCTTGGGGCCTCCCAAAAGTGAGTCATTGTTTGTCGAAAAACAACCCGCAATTGGGTGAAACTATACTGTGTGAGCATGTGTGCCTTTCGTCGATCCTTGGTGGTCGTCTTCATCGCAAACTCCCACGACGCGGTGTCTGCCTTCCAAGGATCCGCGCTCTATCTTCCctttctctgtgtctctgtgggAGTTTCGCGTCGAAGAATCATGTCGCCACTGTCACTCAGAGTCGGGGTCCTTCGCCTGCGCACATTATTTGGAACGAATGTTCAATAATGTCGGTCCCAATCGTGGTGCGTGGTCCACGTCGCGATTCGTTAGTGTTGGCACCCAATGCTCAAGCACCGATTTCGGCAACATCTTGGGCTAgaatcttcttctttttcttgtccCTTGGTATTCGCAAATCCAATCTCAACAGCAATAAAAACACCTTAGCACAGAGAGCTAGTAAACCACGTCGATGATGCGGTCAACATAAATTACCGGTCAATGCTCGTCCGGAGATGAGCGACGTTGGCTCGGAATCGGCAAGACCCGTTACTTGAGGAGTGTGGGAATTACGCTCGTCCCAATTCGATGATCCACATGATGCACCGATGGCAGTACAACATCGGCCCGAGGGAGGTGGTTTATGATtcgattttcccttttgcgACACGTTTTTTGCTGACCGGAATCATTAAATGTCGTTCACTGCCGGTGCTCCCTGGTGTCCATTCAACCGACGGGTCACTTTTACGGCAACAATTTTCCTCAATTCCTTACTCTTCTGCtcgagagaagaaagaaagagttaGAGGACCTAGCTTCTTCCAGAGGAACTAGCGGAAACCCAATCAACCGGAGTCAACCATTAAAGCGTATCCGAATACCAATGCCATTGGAGGACTGAGCAGCGCTAAAGGGAACTCAAATTAAAgttgcccaaaaaaaccccttccaACCGCAGACCTCCGCGAAGCAGTCGGCAATACACATAAGCGAAATGACAAACGGCCCAATTACGAAGCTGTTTTCCGTccatttgaaatgaaatgggtTTCAGTTTGGGAGTGGCAAGGTGCGCGAAGGTTCGAAGGTAAAGATGTAACCAAAAACCCtttatttttggggaagaaaaAGACGCCACAAATCGATGGCAATCATCGATCCGCTGCCGataagatgatgaagatggtgcACGGAATGCCGTAATAACTTAATCGCTGGCCATTCGTTATTGACGGAACGAAGACCATGCTGGATCGCGCTTCTTTCATGcttcttccatttccgttctatccatttttatttgtgagAACCTCGCGCTGTCCAAAAGACAGGACAGGTCTCCAGGCGCCCGGTGGTCTGTCAACCAAGGCAAGCGACTAGACCAACTCCGTCTCGTGTtattgacgacgacgacgacgacaacagatTGTTTGTGTCCTCATCTGGGCGGCGACATAGTATCATAAAAAAGCTCAGCTGTGTTACACCCATGGAGCCAGCTAGCGAGCCCCAAATCGACCGgcaatgaaaagaaaggaacagTTTTTGTGCCAAGCTTGCCCATGGTCCGTGTCGCTGCTGCCCGTGATATCATTTTCCGACCATAGCCCGTCTAGACTGGGCCGAGGCCTGACGACCATATGGCGTCAGCGTGTGGCTGTGCAATTTTTCAAACGACCCTGCGACCCCACTAGCGCCACATGTCCTGGATATACGTAACTTTCCGACGCGTGAAGTGCATCAGCACACGGTGAAGCGAAAAAGagcgtgcagcagcaatgcaGAGCAAAAACAAAGGCAATTTTCAAATGACACTGACCGGGCCCCCCAGGACAACACGGACGGTCGGATCGGATTGCGTGAAGGTGTGATGTGCAGTTGTGCATCCGTTGCTATCGTTGACGCTGCGACAGAACAAAGTAGTCCGTGCAGCGAGTAAAGGTTTAATGGTTTGTGCCGCCTGCTActgctctctttctatcgGATCTGTTACTGAGCGCGATGCAATTATTTCGGGTAGCATTTAATGGAGTTCCTCCGTGGCCGCTAGCAGGATTACCAGACACTTTTATCACGTTCACCTGGACACTCCATTGATGGGTTAGAATGGTGAAAGCATAATTTGTTATGAGCAGCGTTACGTACCCCATCCCACGATCCTACTTCACGATTGCAATATTCGCTAATAGCAGCGttccccttctcttctttACAGAACTGTGTGGCTTCTACATTTCCAATCGAACAGAGTAGTCCAGTTGCATACCAACCAAACCATGGCGAACGTACGAtggcagcacagcaacagtagcCGGCGAAACGCCATCATCGGTGCCAGTGCATACGcattttccatcgtcgtcctAGCGCTACTCCTGACGCCGCAGTCCATCGATGCATCCCCGAACAGCGTATTCAAGGTGCTAGTGATCGGTACCAGCACACAGTCCGTTACCTCGAGCACGCTGGCCTGGGAGAAGTTTACCGGTGCCGAGGCACACCTACAGTACGCCGTACCATCCTACAAACCGGAACCACGATCTAAGGAAAGTCTCGAGGGGGAAGTAAGTAACCGAAAACCTTTACCGAACAGAATCTCTAAAGGACTAACACTTCTGTACCGCGAACAGCTACACACACCGAGCTACATCTGCCGGGTGGAAATCGAAGGTACGTACACTGTGGGCCAAACGGTGACCGAGCAAGCGGACGATGGTAGCAGGAAAACGATCTGCATCGTAGCACCCCAGGAGTCGGAGATACGGCGTCACCATGCGCACGAAATACTGATCAACATGGGAGGCGGTGGAAAGCTTAAGTGGCAACATTGGACCCGCTACCATGCCGCCGGTATCTTCGGGGGTGCCGTCAGCGTTGGCACGGGCAAGGTAAGCCTTTCAGTATGGATCACGTGGGACgttgttttaaacatttctcgTTTTTAGCATTCGGATTACTACATCGCACGCATCAAGTCGAGACATGGCGAAGGACAGCATCAGCACGGACCATCCTATATCGTGGGTAACTTTGATCCAACCATTCGCCTCGTCGGACGTATCCATGCACCGTCGGCAGGTTCCAAGACGAGCACGGTTAGTGGTTGCTTCGTTCGGATGTTCGAGGAGAGCGAGGCGTTATTCAATTCactccctttcctttcgccaacAGGAACACGACAGTGGTGAGATTCTGGTGGAAATCGAACCGGCCAACTACGAGCTGCGCAACATCAAGCTGAACAAGCTGCGATCGATCATCAAGAAGAACACGACCGTTCTGGGTATGTTACTAGCGCCGTGAATGATGTCTAATCGATTGGTTGGTCACTAGTAATACGAGTATCTCGTTCTTAGGCTCTACGATCCTTTCGAACACGGACGACAAGACGAGCCAGGCGGAAACGGTCATTACGTACGATTACACGAAGGAGAAATACTACGGCAAACATGAGGGTGTGGTGCAGAGTCTGCCCACTCGCGTATACGATACCGCCGGTCAATCCTTCAACATCACCTGGGGTATCAAGAGTTCCGAGCGTCGCTTTGAGGTAAACAAAACATGAAGACTCTCTGTGGAGCTGTCCTGCATTAACCACTGTCCTGTGTATGATCGTATTCTTTCAGACGAAAGCTGTCAATACGATGCTGGATCCGGGTACCGCCATCAACGTGACGCTATACGGTAACTACACCGAGCTGGAAGCCCCGTACACGGCCATCCTGAAGGCGTACTACGACGACAACAGTGATCCCGTCAGCCGATCCTTGAGCGCTATCGTAAGGAACACACGTGGAAGGACACCGAAAGAACTAAACTAACACGCTACTACCCCCGTATCTTcttccccccccaaaaaaaaaaacagttggtTAGCCGCGATATGGAAGATGTAAAGATTGAATTCAGCCCCGTGTACTGGATACAGAATGGAACACTGGTcccaacgacgaccaccaccacgacgaccaccactaccaccaccactacgacgACGTCCACAACCGAGCGGACAACGAGCTTACGCCCGACGCCGATCAACAGTACACCGACCGAAGGTGGCgtcattgatgatgatggcatgaGCAACGAGATCGGCCATGTACCAGCGAGCAGCCGCGAGCTCGATGCGTCCCTCACGAGTCGGAGCAATGAGAAGTTCGAAGGATCGTTGGATGTATCGAGCCGTAGTTCGGCCACCGGATCTGACGGCAGTCCAGCCGACAGTGTGCGGCCACTGGCGAGTATATCGTTGGTGCTGGCTGCATTCCTTCCGGCAACCGTTTACCTTTGCCACCGGATCTAAGTCCAGAATATGCCCCTcttacctttctctctctctctgctctctctcttactcccGATCTATGCTTTCCCTATCAACGATCACCAACATCTCCTTTCCGAGTcagtatctctctctctctctttctgtccctCTTGTTAGCTCTTTCCCTGATAGCGGACAAGCGGATGTGTTTCCTGCAAATCCGTTATCCAACCACAGCATCCGCCTTTCATCCCAATGGAATATGTTTTCGCTTCAAAACACGagaaacaatttgtttttagTACGTAAGCCAGTCACGCTAAGGATGTACTACGATTCTACGATTAAGGCTTGCCGGGTGAGTTAGCGTCCCCGCACCCCACCCGCACCTGTTGTCATAATTTCCCGCTGCAAATAGGTATCGCTGTGGGCTAAGCATGATAAAAGAATGGCGCTTCACCGCAGTACGCATAAAGAAGCAGAGAAGTGCATGCATGTTTTGAACGCAAAACGAACGCTTCTAGAATGGTaaagatgacgacgatgatgtcgaagatgaagatgattccGTACCAAAAGTCCGTAGAAGCAACGATACAAGAACGAAAGAATCTGtctgcgatcgcgcgcgcccacaCACCTTGTTCCCCCGCCCCTCAGCCCCGTCGTTAGAGAGCATTAAGCAACTAAGAGTAGCCAGTAAGGTCCTGTATGATTGATTCGATGCAACGTGCCACCGGAGCGGTGCGCGCAATAAGCGTTGCGGTGTAAGTATAATGTGTAGCagttaattaatttacttCAAAGTATCTGTGTACATATAGACGAAGAATCTGATGCGCCTGCGCCTTCTTGTATCCTCCTCGCCCCTAGAACAACCTCGATTTGATTAAGCAGGTAACGGATCATTCATACGCCCCACCCGCCAGACTCGTCGCGTGGCCTTGTGTGTTAGCTTTcctaaaaacacaaactcatCTACCATATTACACACCTACCCTATCATGTCCCAGCTTAAGCCAAGAGGAAGAAAGTACTCACGTCAGAGCGTTGTACATTCCGGATCCGCGGTATAGAAGGTGATGCGATGAATAGTGTTGTGCAAAACCGAATGCGTTGTGAGCAGTGGCAGGCCAAGTGGTTGGGAAAATCGAATTCTAAATTATACAATCTTGATGAAACTATAAACAAGAACCCCATTAAG
Proteins encoded in this region:
- the LOC126574038 gene encoding protein unzipped, whose amino-acid sequence is MANVRWQHSNSSRRNAIIGASAYAFSIVVLALLLTPQSIDASPNSVFKVLVIGTSTQSVTSSTLAWEKFTGAEAHLQYAVPSYKPEPRSKESLEGELHTPSYICRVEIEGTYTVGQTVTEQADDGSRKTICIVAPQESEIRRHHAHEILINMGGGGKLKWQHWTRYHAAGIFGGAVSVGTGKHSDYYIARIKSRHGEGQHQHGPSYIVGNFDPTIRLVGRIHAPSAGSKTSTEHDSGEILVEIEPANYELRNIKLNKLRSIIKKNTTVLGSTILSNTDDKTSQAETVITYDYTKEKYYGKHEGVVQSLPTRVYDTAGQSFNITWGIKSSERRFETKAVNTMLDPGTAINVTLYGNYTELEAPYTAILKAYYDDNSDPVSRSLSAILVSRDMEDVKIEFSPVYWIQNGTLVPTTTTTTTTTTTTTTTTTSTTERTTSLRPTPINSTPTEGGVIDDDGMSNEIGHVPASSRELDASLTSRSNEKFEGSLDVSSRSSATGSDGSPADSVRPLASISLVLAAFLPATVYLCHRI